The following coding sequences lie in one Methanopyrus sp. SNP6 genomic window:
- a CDS encoding DUF2120 family protein, whose protein sequence is MPGTPIHIHRLAKRIMTELDAFEGSRPLLDDVDVLIVRGMSRGEDWDLDDLQGYLESVLERCDVEVVDQESPKGKELIEELGRFVAERIQAQYADEEPVPVRPVENPLEAVDAFTQGEIFLDPLGFERLKRDLEALGCAVAYTFGRASDDLVVFLAAWADRSGIGPKSVELLVANLKG, encoded by the coding sequence GTGCCCGGTACTCCAATCCACATTCATCGACTCGCTAAGAGGATCATGACGGAACTTGACGCTTTCGAGGGCTCGCGGCCACTATTGGATGACGTAGACGTCCTCATAGTCCGCGGTATGAGTAGGGGTGAGGATTGGGACCTCGACGACTTGCAGGGATACCTGGAGAGCGTCCTTGAGCGATGCGACGTCGAGGTGGTCGACCAGGAATCTCCGAAGGGTAAGGAGCTGATAGAAGAACTGGGGAGGTTCGTAGCGGAGCGCATTCAGGCCCAATACGCTGACGAAGAGCCCGTTCCCGTGCGTCCCGTGGAAAACCCATTAGAGGCCGTCGACGCCTTCACTCAGGGTGAAATTTTCCTCGATCCGCTGGGCTTCGAACGTCTTAAACGCGACCTCGAAGCTCTGGGTTGTGCCGTCGCCTACACCTTCGGCCGAGCCTCGGATGACTTGGTGGTCTTCCTAGCCGCCTGGGCGGACCGGAGTGGCATCGGACCTAAGTCGGTGGAGCTACTGGTCGCCAACTTGAAGGGGTAG
- a CDS encoding winged helix-turn-helix transcriptional regulator — translation MSTEELARRLRIARSRLKRRLESMESRGLIRRTERGWTIARRTF, via the coding sequence GTGAGTACCGAAGAACTCGCCCGTAGACTCCGGATCGCTCGTAGCAGACTCAAACGTCGACTCGAGTCGATGGAATCCAGGGGACTTATTCGTCGGACTGAGAGAGGCTGGACGATCGCTCGGAGAACCTTTTGA
- a CDS encoding winged helix-turn-helix transcriptional regulator, with amino-acid sequence MERSRKHGGDLRKRVLRTLTEKGPLSRRELMDEVSGNRGLISKTVNDLRDEGLIEPTHRGFVLTEEGFLELVRPSTDYEYSNKPVRLSTDGPEVEAFLRVITGRSKTRTGSIVATTRCDMKCKFCYYNLVRDHVELTPEKILREAEK; translated from the coding sequence ATGGAGCGTTCTCGAAAACATGGTGGTGACCTTCGGAAGCGCGTACTCCGCACACTAACGGAGAAGGGTCCGCTCTCCCGCCGTGAACTCATGGACGAGGTGAGCGGTAATCGGGGTCTCATCAGCAAGACAGTCAACGACCTCCGTGACGAGGGGCTTATCGAACCGACTCATCGCGGGTTTGTCCTCACCGAGGAGGGGTTCTTGGAGCTGGTACGACCGAGCACCGACTACGAGTACAGTAACAAACCTGTTCGATTGTCCACGGACGGTCCGGAAGTCGAGGCGTTCCTCCGCGTGATCACGGGTCGGTCCAAAACCCGGACTGGGAGCATAGTGGCGACGACTAGATGCGATATGAAATGTAAATTCTGCTATTATAACCTAGTGCGGGATCATGTCGAGCTGACACCCGAAAAGATCCTCCGCGAGGCGGAAAAGTGA
- the lysA gene encoding diaminopimelate decarboxylase, protein MIETEHVAVVKVGGRELDEILEEAGTGTPVYVYDADAAVEAAREYQEAFSWFPDRVYVCYAMKANFNPYLVEHIINETRASDVVSLWEMKIAVNLGAETVVVNGNAKSSDEIRAAVERSWVINVDSFEEFQRIEKIARREGEKALVALRVNPKVSPDTHPHIATAVEGSKFGVELEIAERVCRRMIESKWVEFLGLHYHIGSQITDLGPFSEALRSVRTFLENTGLIEEISYLNIGGGLGIRYRRGEEVPSPHDLAEELKKDLKELHSESSGFNLYLEPGRSIVGEAGILVTSVRQVKRGRRKWVFVDAGINALIRPALYDAYHEVVVHGCDYSATENASVAGPLCESGDVLAEDRELPVDISEGDLVVFLSAGAYCESMASNYNCYPIPGSVVVRNGEITGVRRVQDYGAFSKTWW, encoded by the coding sequence TTGATAGAAACGGAACACGTAGCGGTGGTCAAAGTCGGTGGTCGAGAACTCGACGAAATCTTGGAGGAGGCCGGTACCGGAACACCGGTGTACGTCTACGACGCAGATGCTGCTGTAGAGGCTGCCCGTGAATACCAGGAGGCGTTTTCTTGGTTCCCGGATCGCGTGTACGTATGCTACGCGATGAAAGCGAACTTCAATCCATATCTCGTCGAGCACATTATAAACGAGACTCGAGCTTCAGACGTGGTGTCACTGTGGGAGATGAAAATCGCGGTCAATTTGGGAGCAGAGACGGTGGTAGTCAACGGCAACGCGAAGTCTTCTGATGAGATCCGTGCGGCTGTGGAGCGCTCATGGGTGATCAACGTCGACTCTTTCGAGGAGTTCCAACGTATCGAAAAAATCGCGAGGCGTGAGGGTGAAAAGGCATTAGTGGCGCTCAGGGTCAACCCGAAGGTGAGTCCCGACACTCACCCTCACATCGCCACCGCGGTCGAAGGGTCGAAGTTCGGTGTCGAGCTGGAAATCGCCGAGCGAGTCTGCAGGCGAATGATCGAATCGAAGTGGGTCGAGTTCCTTGGGCTTCACTACCATATAGGCTCCCAAATCACCGATTTGGGTCCGTTTTCAGAGGCGTTGAGATCCGTCCGAACGTTTCTCGAGAACACCGGACTGATCGAGGAAATTTCGTACCTAAACATCGGCGGTGGGCTCGGGATTCGGTACCGCCGAGGTGAAGAGGTACCGTCCCCTCACGATTTGGCGGAGGAACTCAAGAAGGACCTGAAGGAGCTTCACTCCGAGTCGTCGGGGTTCAACCTGTACCTTGAGCCCGGTCGGAGTATAGTGGGGGAAGCTGGGATTCTGGTCACAAGCGTCAGACAAGTCAAACGGGGACGCCGAAAGTGGGTCTTCGTTGACGCCGGTATAAACGCCCTGATACGACCTGCTCTCTACGATGCTTATCATGAAGTCGTCGTTCACGGTTGCGATTACTCGGCTACTGAGAATGCCTCCGTGGCCGGTCCGCTGTGCGAGAGTGGGGATGTGCTAGCCGAAGACCGGGAGCTTCCCGTCGATATTTCGGAAGGCGACCTCGTGGTGTTCCTGTCCGCCGGTGCCTACTGCGAATCTATGGCCAGTAACTATAACTGCTACCCGATCCCGGGCTCAGTTGTCGTACGGAACGGTGAAATTACCGGAGTCCGAAGGGTTCAGGACTATGGAGCGTTCTCGAAAACATGGTGGTGA
- a CDS encoding VWA domain-containing protein: MTFKTEIRLEEATEVVGELMERLKRRGDVHAPPDLPEGFFRKLTVLADGDSIDLQTFVDMAIRHFARHGYKKPLDAYERVMVARAIVAEELAKILFREEADEEAVESLSKFIPHASEEVREELESLVDVVDEGDIREEPSREDLERVIETFGSQLSDEAIMDLLKTAIFGPEKKRMLENITDEQMVGSLLQQHIPRPVIEKLAEQGRLDVLNRLGSPIESKVEAIASPHASDSYSTDQEELEKAFSDEAFNRQARQMFSELARRLNELAEQVGIEQALERAKRVSEAIQAANDRWERAAKMFERAIERQLTERGPSSDPVEAYRRGAPMDPNHVKDEAGQDPSDYTASLEQAQFVVEGIERRGKFRNPLLSTVQANDMIKSIPNLSDDQFRQQVRNLLRSTMRELEEWAKDVGRDTVRRVLEELKRAEEHGYYVPEELKEKIKEVLQDLQDEPEKGREDESDSGGPSVGASESPSFVSQEVSEEGEEPTDGESGPIPTESASGVGKGGDPAFAIDRSFPERKKFLKILQSESLKILDEGHEISREFEDVEEGEAKAHFGWLYGFDRADFPYDVDFERSLEEGCFKNVPLTLYRREFRNKDEPKVAILLDSSGSMSGDKMEVAATLAAALFETVGVENVGLWAFRSEVHQLKDFEEVINRRKLIEKILGIPAGGGTDPVKPLIRVLDSLESVDHDKCKVIYITDAIFMHDDFIRIRNLLSDRDDIELYALLIKDEFEHTGPTIFKRITEEFDGGVVQVNPRDREGVREKLRQFVDMISD, from the coding sequence TTGACCTTCAAAACCGAAATCAGATTGGAAGAGGCCACCGAAGTTGTAGGAGAGCTTATGGAGCGACTAAAGCGTAGAGGTGATGTCCACGCCCCACCAGACCTACCTGAGGGATTTTTCCGGAAGCTGACCGTGTTAGCGGATGGTGACTCCATAGATCTCCAGACGTTCGTAGACATGGCGATCAGACACTTCGCCCGGCACGGCTACAAGAAGCCGCTCGATGCGTACGAACGCGTGATGGTGGCACGTGCTATCGTAGCGGAAGAACTTGCCAAGATTCTGTTCAGGGAGGAAGCTGACGAAGAGGCCGTCGAGTCACTCAGTAAGTTCATCCCACACGCTAGCGAGGAGGTTCGTGAAGAGCTGGAGTCACTGGTCGACGTTGTTGATGAAGGAGATATTCGAGAAGAACCAAGCCGAGAAGATCTCGAACGTGTTATCGAGACGTTCGGTTCGCAGCTATCCGACGAGGCGATCATGGACCTACTGAAGACAGCCATCTTCGGGCCCGAGAAGAAGCGCATGCTTGAGAACATTACCGACGAACAGATGGTAGGAAGTCTCCTTCAGCAGCACATCCCACGTCCGGTGATCGAGAAACTAGCTGAGCAGGGCAGACTAGACGTTCTCAACCGACTAGGGTCGCCTATCGAAAGTAAGGTCGAAGCCATAGCCTCGCCGCACGCTTCAGACTCGTACTCGACGGATCAAGAGGAACTTGAGAAGGCGTTCTCGGACGAGGCGTTCAACCGGCAGGCACGACAGATGTTTTCGGAGCTCGCCCGACGACTCAACGAACTCGCCGAACAAGTGGGTATTGAGCAAGCCCTGGAGCGCGCTAAGCGCGTCTCCGAGGCTATCCAAGCCGCTAATGACCGATGGGAGCGAGCCGCTAAGATGTTCGAAAGGGCGATAGAACGACAACTCACCGAACGAGGGCCGTCGTCCGATCCCGTTGAGGCGTACCGTCGTGGAGCTCCTATGGATCCAAACCACGTCAAGGATGAAGCCGGCCAAGACCCATCGGATTACACGGCATCACTAGAGCAGGCTCAGTTCGTGGTCGAAGGTATCGAGCGACGTGGTAAGTTCAGGAACCCACTCTTGAGCACAGTTCAGGCCAACGACATGATAAAATCGATCCCTAACCTCTCCGACGACCAATTCCGTCAGCAGGTGAGGAACCTACTGAGATCCACGATGAGGGAGCTCGAAGAGTGGGCGAAAGACGTAGGGCGAGATACAGTTCGACGAGTTTTGGAAGAGCTAAAACGAGCCGAGGAACATGGGTATTACGTACCGGAGGAACTTAAGGAGAAGATAAAGGAGGTCCTTCAAGACCTGCAAGATGAACCGGAGAAAGGGCGAGAAGATGAGAGTGACAGTGGAGGACCTTCAGTCGGCGCCTCTGAGTCGCCTTCGTTCGTATCCCAGGAAGTATCCGAGGAAGGAGAAGAACCGACCGATGGGGAGAGTGGTCCGATACCGACGGAGAGTGCCTCAGGAGTCGGTAAGGGCGGAGATCCAGCCTTCGCGATCGACCGATCGTTCCCGGAGCGCAAGAAGTTCCTCAAGATCCTACAGAGCGAATCGCTGAAGATCCTGGATGAAGGTCACGAGATATCGCGCGAGTTCGAGGACGTCGAAGAGGGAGAAGCTAAAGCGCACTTCGGGTGGCTGTACGGTTTCGATAGAGCCGATTTCCCGTACGACGTGGATTTCGAGCGTAGCTTAGAAGAGGGTTGCTTCAAGAACGTCCCACTCACGCTGTACCGCCGCGAGTTCCGCAACAAGGACGAACCTAAGGTAGCCATCCTGCTCGACTCGAGCGGATCTATGAGCGGGGACAAGATGGAGGTCGCCGCGACGCTAGCGGCAGCCCTGTTCGAGACCGTGGGAGTAGAAAACGTCGGCCTGTGGGCGTTCAGATCGGAGGTCCATCAACTTAAGGACTTCGAAGAAGTGATCAATCGAAGGAAACTCATCGAGAAGATACTAGGGATACCCGCCGGAGGTGGTACCGATCCCGTAAAACCGTTGATCAGAGTACTGGACTCACTAGAAAGCGTGGATCACGACAAATGCAAAGTTATCTACATAACGGATGCGATATTCATGCATGATGATTTCATTCGGATCAGAAACTTGCTAAGTGATCGCGACGATATTGAACTGTATGCGCTACTGATTAAAGACGAGTTCGAACACACGGGACCAACAATTTTCAAACGCATAACAGAAGAATTCGACGGTGGAGTAGTCCAAGTTAATCCAAGGGACCGTGAAGGTGTTCGCGAGAAACTCCGTCAATTCGTTGACATGATCTCAGACTAA